A portion of the Granulosicoccus antarcticus IMCC3135 genome contains these proteins:
- a CDS encoding 3-keto-5-aminohexanoate cleavage protein translates to MNPTPLPKIMVAPNGARRNQKSHPSIPLTDDALVDTVVASQAAGAEGAHLHIRDAEGTHIIDAEHYRALLERLDQAVPEMYLQVTSESAGLYETTQQQDMMRALKPRYVSVAVREMVRKPEDWSNATTFYAWASDNNVQIQHILYSPQELQDFLTAVGKGDVPGNHHILLFVLGNYDGSEISKPSLVSVYTDMLKAAPKELNFDWMLCAFGKEETDCLVEAIRLGGKARIGFENSLWNADGSLAKDNAERVAELSSRL, encoded by the coding sequence ATGAACCCGACCCCTTTACCTAAAATCATGGTTGCACCCAACGGTGCAAGGCGCAATCAGAAAAGCCATCCAAGTATCCCCCTGACTGACGATGCCCTGGTTGACACCGTCGTTGCATCCCAGGCAGCTGGTGCAGAAGGCGCCCACCTCCACATCCGTGATGCAGAGGGCACACATATCATAGATGCTGAGCATTATCGAGCGTTGCTCGAGAGACTCGACCAAGCCGTTCCAGAAATGTACCTGCAAGTTACCTCTGAATCCGCTGGTTTGTATGAGACGACACAACAGCAAGACATGATGCGTGCATTAAAACCGCGCTATGTTTCGGTGGCTGTACGAGAGATGGTACGCAAGCCGGAAGACTGGTCAAACGCGACTACATTTTACGCATGGGCAAGCGACAACAATGTCCAGATTCAACACATCCTTTACTCTCCGCAAGAGCTGCAAGATTTTTTGACCGCTGTCGGCAAGGGCGACGTTCCTGGTAACCATCATATTCTGCTATTTGTACTGGGTAACTACGATGGGAGCGAGATCAGTAAACCAAGCCTGGTTTCAGTCTATACAGACATGTTGAAAGCCGCGCCGAAGGAGCTCAACTTTGACTGGATGCTTTGCGCCTTTGGCAAAGAGGAAACCGACTGTCTCGTTGAGGCAATCAGGCTAGGCGGCAAGGCGCGAATAGGCTTTGAAAATTCTCTCTGGAATGCCGATGGATCATTGGCAAAAGACAATGCAGAACGAGTCGCGGAGCTATCATCACGTCTCTAG
- a CDS encoding LysR family transcriptional regulator — protein sequence MKFFVAVYEEGSFSAAAVRVNATQSGLSMHVRELEKRYDVVFFHRSSTGVEPTETGRQFYKVAISVLNASAVAEDKLRELSGVLSDHITLGLMPAFARAVLGPTLLRFAREHKHVRVSVQEAYSGQLSQDVAEGKLDFAVVPFYNSELDLNSTTMGVDQECLATSAQTSLVLGSEVALSELPPLRMILPTKGNARRPRIEHYLSVNGVEIEETMELDTMLGTLDLVANSDWVSILPAVLSPPDKDGRKRLFTPLANPPLTVEYMRITHKARPLSRAAQAFADVLQEELNNVLEADPLSAR from the coding sequence CTGAAGTTCTTTGTGGCGGTTTATGAGGAGGGATCTTTTTCTGCTGCTGCAGTGCGGGTGAACGCGACACAGTCCGGGCTTTCAATGCATGTGCGCGAATTGGAAAAACGCTACGATGTCGTGTTTTTTCATCGAAGCTCCACAGGCGTTGAGCCAACAGAGACTGGTCGACAATTCTATAAGGTCGCAATTTCTGTCTTGAATGCCTCTGCAGTTGCTGAAGACAAGTTGAGAGAGTTGTCAGGTGTTTTGTCGGACCACATTACGCTGGGATTGATGCCTGCCTTTGCTCGAGCAGTGCTTGGCCCAACGCTGCTTAGATTCGCGCGAGAACACAAGCATGTTCGTGTCTCTGTGCAGGAGGCATACTCAGGTCAGCTGTCGCAGGATGTGGCCGAGGGCAAGTTGGATTTTGCAGTCGTTCCTTTCTACAATTCAGAGCTGGATTTGAATTCGACGACCATGGGTGTCGATCAGGAATGTCTGGCGACTTCTGCGCAGACCAGCCTGGTCTTGGGCTCTGAGGTCGCACTGTCTGAATTACCGCCATTGCGCATGATTTTACCTACCAAAGGTAATGCTCGCCGTCCACGGATAGAACACTATCTATCCGTAAATGGCGTTGAAATCGAAGAGACCATGGAGCTGGACACCATGTTGGGGACGCTTGATCTTGTTGCCAACTCCGATTGGGTTTCGATTCTTCCTGCGGTATTGAGTCCGCCTGATAAAGACGGTCGAAAACGACTTTTCACCCCTTTGGCCAACCCGCCTTTAACTGTGGAATATATGCGCATCACACATAAGGCACGACCACTGAGTAGAGCTGCTCAAGCCTTTGCGGATGTGCTTCAAGAAGAGCTGAACAACGTTCTTGAAGCAGATCCTTTAAGTGCCCGCTGA
- a CDS encoding TRAP transporter large permease, whose product MATLIFSILTLLLILVLLGVHIAVALGAASALGVYFLLGSPDIAFSVLSGTAYEALRKDIFIVIPLFVLMGGFVSHSGAAKDIYTISNRAFRKIPGCLAVATVSGNSIFAAITGVSIASAATFSRIAYPEMVALGYKKSYALGVIAGSACLGMLIPPSILMIIWAVLTEISIGALFIAGLLPGLLLATFFILYCIITAKMNPQVAPPCPIPTEENISPSQRRSELISGTAILGLIGIVIGGIWGGFLTPTEAAGFGAMGAFIVGLLKGMRRKEIIDAIYSAGKTTAPIMILLITASMYSRFLAMGGAVSVIHETMFAISEDPMVLIAMIFAIWLVLGMFIDSTSIILLTVPIFAPIATLLGVNELAFAIFGILVIEAGLLTPPFGLLIFTVKAAVPDQSVTLGMIFKGSIPYWIMILVVAILILAFPFLTTWLPQNLM is encoded by the coding sequence ATGGCAACACTTATTTTCAGCATCCTGACATTGCTGCTCATTCTCGTTTTACTCGGTGTGCATATAGCAGTGGCGTTGGGTGCCGCAAGCGCATTAGGCGTCTACTTTCTACTGGGAAGTCCTGATATTGCATTTTCAGTACTTAGCGGAACAGCCTATGAAGCACTTCGTAAAGACATATTCATCGTCATTCCACTGTTTGTTCTAATGGGAGGCTTTGTCAGTCACTCAGGTGCCGCCAAAGACATTTACACAATCAGCAACCGGGCATTTCGAAAAATACCTGGCTGTCTTGCAGTCGCCACCGTTTCAGGCAACTCCATTTTCGCAGCCATTACAGGCGTATCAATTGCATCCGCGGCCACATTCTCAAGAATCGCATACCCCGAGATGGTCGCATTGGGTTACAAGAAAAGCTATGCCCTGGGTGTGATCGCGGGCAGTGCATGTCTAGGCATGCTTATCCCCCCCAGTATTCTCATGATTATCTGGGCAGTTTTGACGGAAATTTCCATAGGAGCACTCTTTATCGCAGGCCTGTTGCCTGGATTGCTGCTAGCGACATTTTTCATCCTGTACTGCATCATTACCGCGAAAATGAATCCGCAGGTAGCACCACCTTGCCCAATACCCACTGAAGAAAACATCAGCCCTTCGCAACGTAGAAGCGAGTTGATAAGTGGTACTGCCATATTAGGTCTGATTGGAATCGTTATCGGTGGTATCTGGGGTGGATTTCTAACACCTACCGAGGCAGCAGGTTTTGGTGCCATGGGTGCGTTCATCGTAGGCCTGCTGAAGGGTATGCGTCGCAAGGAAATTATAGATGCAATCTACAGTGCGGGTAAAACCACCGCACCCATCATGATCCTTCTCATCACCGCATCGATGTATTCTCGTTTCCTGGCCATGGGCGGAGCCGTTAGTGTCATCCATGAAACCATGTTTGCCATCAGCGAAGACCCCATGGTTTTGATAGCAATGATTTTTGCTATCTGGCTGGTGTTGGGAATGTTCATAGATTCAACATCGATCATCTTGTTGACCGTGCCTATCTTTGCACCGATTGCTACTTTGCTGGGAGTCAATGAGCTCGCGTTTGCAATCTTTGGCATCCTCGTTATTGAGGCTGGGCTTTTGACACCGCCGTTCGGATTGCTCATATTTACAGTAAAGGCTGCGGTGCCCGATCAGTCGGTAACGTTGGGCATGATTTTCAAAGGATCAATTCCTTATTGGATCATGATACTGGTAGTGGCCATTCTGATTCTTGCCTTCCCATTTCTGACCACATGGCTACCGCAGAACTTGATGTAA
- a CDS encoding TRAP transporter small permease: MKTAQILNVAKSMHILSSVWVFILAAVILVDVFGRIVFLQPLPGTKEILQNSVIAVTFLQVPLAIYSGSMLRTTLISDLMPPFVKKLLRTIAYITGFALFAAIAYASFPEAIDAYRISEYEGEGSFRIYTWPIRFLIVITGAFAAFAYLTLMVADWRGALPENEALINY; encoded by the coding sequence GTGAAAACGGCTCAAATTCTTAATGTTGCGAAGTCCATGCACATCCTTTCGTCGGTTTGGGTGTTCATCCTTGCGGCGGTCATTTTAGTAGATGTCTTTGGGCGTATCGTGTTTTTGCAACCTCTTCCGGGGACAAAGGAAATACTTCAAAACTCGGTTATCGCGGTTACTTTCCTGCAGGTCCCGTTGGCCATCTATTCGGGGTCAATGTTGCGTACGACCCTGATCAGCGACCTAATGCCTCCCTTTGTAAAGAAGCTACTACGTACAATTGCATATATCACTGGGTTTGCATTATTTGCGGCAATTGCTTACGCCTCTTTTCCAGAAGCAATTGATGCCTACAGAATAAGTGAATATGAAGGAGAAGGCTCGTTTCGTATCTACACCTGGCCAATAAGGTTTTTGATCGTGATAACCGGGGCATTTGCTGCATTTGCCTACTTGACGCTGATGGTTGCAGATTGGCGTGGTGCCCTACCCGAAAATGAGGCACTCATAAACTACTAA
- a CDS encoding LLM class flavin-dependent oxidoreductase, translating into MKLSFFTMPIHPVGKNIAQSLKEDREAFLLADSLGYAEAYCGEHTTDQAEIVTSTVAFLASLAYETKQIRLGTGTVNMPNSHPARVAAEVAMLDHMLEGRLNFGISPGGLMSDAEVFGSIDKNRNDMFLECINMVLEIWAGNAPYNLKGEFWDISTERTMVRDIGQGDIMKPFQAPHPPIIGTAVAPFSKGVTAMAARGWQPISGNFLLPKWAATHWPNYVEGCLTGGFTPSFADWRVAKNICVADDAKTARAYARDPGSPYVYYYSQLLTKMRKGGRLNLFKHDQNMPDDDVTLDYVLDQLVIHGDVESVADQLLAVREEIGPFKHLVYAGHDWTDINLGRKSMILMGEKVLPILQEATKHEEDWKPETKNK; encoded by the coding sequence ATGAAACTTTCGTTTTTCACAATGCCAATCCACCCCGTCGGCAAAAATATAGCCCAAAGCCTCAAAGAAGATCGTGAAGCCTTTTTGCTCGCCGATTCGCTTGGCTATGCTGAGGCCTATTGCGGCGAACACACAACCGATCAGGCTGAAATCGTCACGTCAACGGTTGCCTTTCTTGCAAGCCTGGCTTATGAGACAAAGCAGATACGTCTGGGTACTGGCACAGTGAATATGCCAAATTCTCACCCGGCACGCGTCGCTGCAGAAGTAGCCATGCTGGATCATATGCTCGAAGGCAGACTGAATTTCGGTATTTCGCCTGGTGGTCTGATGTCCGATGCCGAGGTGTTCGGTTCAATAGACAAGAACCGCAATGACATGTTTCTGGAATGCATCAACATGGTGCTCGAAATATGGGCTGGCAATGCGCCCTACAACCTGAAGGGCGAATTCTGGGATATTTCCACGGAGCGCACAATGGTGCGCGACATCGGGCAAGGGGATATCATGAAGCCATTCCAGGCTCCCCACCCTCCTATCATCGGTACTGCTGTTGCACCATTCTCCAAGGGCGTCACAGCAATGGCCGCGCGCGGTTGGCAACCAATTTCCGGAAACTTTCTGTTACCTAAATGGGCAGCGACTCATTGGCCAAATTATGTGGAAGGTTGTCTGACAGGTGGGTTCACCCCCTCTTTCGCAGACTGGCGTGTTGCTAAAAATATCTGTGTTGCCGATGATGCTAAAACCGCCCGTGCATACGCTCGCGACCCTGGTAGTCCTTATGTGTACTACTATTCCCAGTTGCTGACCAAGATGAGAAAAGGCGGACGCTTGAATCTGTTCAAACATGATCAAAACATGCCTGATGACGATGTGACGCTGGACTATGTCCTCGATCAATTGGTCATTCATGGTGATGTGGAATCTGTTGCTGATCAGCTTCTGGCCGTTCGCGAAGAAATTGGACCATTCAAACATCTCGTTTATGCCGGTCATGACTGGACGGACATTAATCTTGGTCGAAAATCCATGATCTTGATGGGTGAAAAGGTTCTACCAATCCTGCAAGAAGCAACAAAGCATGAAGAGGATTGGAAGCCAGAAACCAAAAACAAATAG
- a CDS encoding p-hydroxyphenylacetate 3-hydroxylase reductase component, producing MTTTKIHDEIDPKAFRRALGNFATGVTIITTRAADGSNVGVTASSFNSLSMDPPLILWSSIKETPSCKVFESASHFAVNILASDQMEMSNHFARQQEDKFEGVQWEEGLGGAPIFPDCAGRFQCESYDKLDGGDHWIFVGKVVKFDDFGRSPLCFHQGSYSMVFSHPETYPNAGQNESDNADQGRLGNHAFFLMLRAVRAYQERYRPKLVTLGLNLIESRVLLVLNDFPGLGAEGLVVHLHTPMTEAREALLSLCDRGLVAVKGEGYVLTSSGQSKTDECWNLAEAHAKETFERFSSAEVDTFTDILRQLISQ from the coding sequence GTGACTACCACAAAAATACATGACGAAATAGACCCGAAAGCCTTTCGTCGGGCGCTTGGCAACTTTGCAACTGGCGTGACGATTATCACAACTCGCGCTGCTGATGGCTCTAACGTGGGCGTCACAGCCAGCAGTTTCAACTCACTGTCGATGGACCCTCCACTGATTTTGTGGAGCTCCATCAAGGAGACTCCCAGCTGCAAGGTATTCGAGTCTGCTAGTCATTTTGCAGTCAATATCCTTGCTTCAGACCAAATGGAGATGTCGAACCATTTTGCCCGCCAGCAGGAAGACAAATTTGAAGGGGTTCAATGGGAAGAGGGTCTAGGTGGCGCTCCGATATTTCCTGATTGTGCCGGGCGATTCCAGTGTGAATCCTATGACAAGCTTGATGGCGGTGACCATTGGATATTTGTTGGCAAGGTTGTGAAATTCGATGATTTTGGCCGATCACCGCTATGCTTTCATCAAGGCTCTTATTCCATGGTTTTCAGCCATCCCGAGACCTACCCGAATGCCGGGCAAAACGAATCAGACAATGCTGATCAAGGTCGATTGGGCAATCACGCATTCTTCTTGATGTTGCGAGCGGTGCGGGCTTATCAGGAGCGTTATCGCCCCAAGCTGGTGACTCTTGGTCTGAATCTGATTGAGTCGCGAGTCTTGTTGGTATTAAACGATTTTCCAGGACTGGGCGCAGAGGGACTCGTTGTTCACCTGCACACGCCGATGACTGAGGCACGCGAAGCATTACTCAGTTTGTGTGATCGCGGCTTGGTGGCGGTCAAAGGAGAAGGATACGTTTTGACCAGTTCGGGACAGTCAAAAACCGACGAATGCTGGAATCTGGCAGAAGCGCACGCGAAGGAGACGTTCGAACGTTTCAGCAGTGCCGAAGTTGACACTTTCACTGACATCCTGCGGCAGTTGATTAGTCAATAA
- a CDS encoding carboxypeptidase M32, giving the protein MSRNLTTNKLTDQLARLNDVLCAVNTLNWDARTQMPAGGATTRGQQIATLMGLARSMIIDPAMQAAVDEAGDDPSASVAQEAIDYHRRLPAELLKAQSESATVAGAAWAKARASSDFSLFQPHLEKVVDLARQSADALGYEKHPYDPMVRIYEPGETAASLSCFFDELRSGILPILDTARGRPVPRTDFLYRHYPQAGQQAFATGTAQSLGFDFERGRLDTTVHPFEVSFTRNDVRITSRWPEQYLPMSIFGSIHEVGHALYEQGIAPELTRSAFATDMIGLYAVGGTSFGMHESQSRLYENHVGRSAPFWEKHYVRLRDTFPDQLRDVSVDEFLAAVNRVEPGAIRVEADELSYDLHIMLRVKIEMGLMDGSLSVADIPDVWREAMHNDLGVAIDDDANGCLQDVHWSSGYLGSFPTYTIGNATAAQLMAHLDEQSPQIRHALNSADTAPLNEALTEKVWQWGRRKTRAQILEASGLKANDASPYLAYLKGKFS; this is encoded by the coding sequence ATGAGCAGAAATCTGACAACGAACAAGCTGACCGATCAGCTGGCACGATTGAACGACGTACTGTGCGCGGTCAATACCCTGAACTGGGATGCACGTACCCAGATGCCTGCTGGTGGTGCGACAACTCGCGGACAGCAGATCGCCACGCTGATGGGTCTGGCTCGCAGCATGATTATCGATCCTGCCATGCAAGCCGCAGTTGATGAGGCAGGAGATGATCCATCCGCATCGGTAGCCCAAGAGGCCATCGATTATCATCGCCGATTGCCAGCCGAGCTGCTGAAAGCACAATCTGAAAGTGCAACTGTGGCCGGTGCTGCCTGGGCGAAGGCGCGGGCCAGCTCCGACTTCTCATTGTTCCAGCCGCACCTTGAGAAAGTCGTGGATCTTGCACGACAATCGGCCGACGCACTGGGCTATGAAAAACACCCCTATGACCCGATGGTCCGGATATATGAACCTGGCGAAACCGCTGCGAGTCTGAGTTGCTTTTTCGATGAGCTACGCTCAGGCATTCTCCCTATCCTCGATACGGCACGCGGCCGCCCTGTTCCACGTACCGATTTCCTCTATCGCCATTACCCACAGGCAGGACAACAGGCATTCGCCACCGGCACGGCGCAATCCCTGGGGTTCGATTTTGAACGAGGTCGACTTGACACCACGGTACATCCGTTTGAAGTCAGCTTTACCCGAAATGATGTCCGCATTACCTCACGCTGGCCCGAACAGTATCTGCCCATGTCCATCTTTGGCAGCATCCATGAAGTGGGTCATGCGCTCTACGAGCAAGGCATCGCCCCCGAGTTGACGCGCAGCGCCTTTGCAACTGACATGATCGGTCTGTATGCCGTCGGTGGTACGAGTTTCGGCATGCACGAAAGCCAGTCACGCCTTTACGAAAACCATGTTGGTCGAAGCGCACCGTTCTGGGAAAAACATTATGTCCGCCTGCGAGATACTTTCCCCGACCAACTTCGTGATGTCAGCGTGGATGAATTTCTGGCAGCAGTGAATCGAGTCGAGCCCGGAGCCATACGGGTGGAGGCCGATGAACTGAGTTACGATCTGCATATCATGCTGCGCGTCAAGATCGAAATGGGATTGATGGATGGCTCACTCTCGGTGGCCGACATACCCGATGTCTGGCGCGAAGCCATGCACAACGATCTGGGAGTTGCTATTGATGATGATGCCAATGGCTGCCTACAGGATGTGCACTGGTCCTCGGGCTATCTGGGCTCGTTCCCTACCTACACGATCGGCAATGCCACCGCCGCCCAGCTGATGGCGCATCTCGATGAACAATCCCCGCAGATTCGGCACGCCTTGAATAGTGCTGATACTGCACCGTTGAATGAGGCACTGACGGAGAAGGTCTGGCAATGGGGCCGCCGCAAGACTCGCGCCCAGATACTGGAAGCATCAGGCCTCAAGGCCAATGATGCTTCCCCCTACCTGGCGTATCTGAAGGGAAAATTTTCTTAG
- a CDS encoding ABC transporter ATP-binding protein, whose protein sequence is MSEPLLKIDQVSKRFTRKPGLAERLAGRLTGGGEPVVVHALTDVTLDVARGEVLGVVGESGCGKSTLGRVVSGIYAPSDGSVLLDGKPVIRDQQGTVEKLTTQVQMIHQDPFASLNPRMKVGETIAEGPRYHKIIPAKEVPERVRSLLEQVGLEGAYADRLPHQFSGGQRQRIAIARALAMEPELLVLDEAVASLDVSIQAQVLNLFMDLQRDLGLTALFISHDLSVVRHVCDRVAIMYLGRLVELAPAKELYENPLHPYTSALFASVPTVGTGKRVFEAIKGEIPSPINPPSGCAFHPRCPLAGARCRSEVPRLAEAGNLRTVACHLNDGGVE, encoded by the coding sequence ATGAGCGAGCCACTACTGAAAATCGATCAGGTCTCAAAACGCTTCACCCGTAAACCCGGATTGGCAGAGCGCCTCGCCGGGCGACTGACCGGGGGCGGAGAACCCGTTGTCGTCCACGCCCTGACCGATGTCACGCTGGATGTGGCACGAGGTGAAGTGCTGGGTGTTGTCGGTGAGTCTGGCTGCGGTAAATCCACATTAGGCCGGGTTGTTTCCGGCATTTATGCTCCAAGCGATGGTAGCGTATTGCTCGATGGCAAGCCCGTCATACGAGACCAGCAAGGCACCGTGGAAAAGCTGACAACACAGGTGCAGATGATCCACCAGGACCCGTTTGCCAGCCTCAATCCACGTATGAAAGTCGGTGAAACCATCGCAGAGGGACCGCGCTATCACAAGATCATACCGGCGAAGGAGGTACCTGAACGCGTACGCAGCCTGCTCGAACAAGTCGGCCTTGAAGGCGCCTATGCAGATCGATTGCCGCATCAGTTCTCCGGCGGCCAGCGTCAACGCATCGCTATCGCCCGCGCTCTGGCCATGGAACCTGAACTGCTGGTTCTGGATGAAGCTGTGGCCTCACTGGATGTATCGATACAGGCACAGGTACTGAACCTGTTCATGGATCTGCAACGCGATCTGGGGCTGACTGCCCTGTTCATCAGCCATGATCTGTCCGTGGTTCGCCATGTCTGCGACAGGGTTGCCATCATGTATCTGGGACGCCTGGTCGAACTGGCTCCGGCAAAAGAGCTGTATGAAAACCCCTTGCACCCTTATACCTCGGCCTTGTTTGCATCGGTACCCACCGTAGGTACCGGTAAACGTGTGTTCGAAGCCATCAAAGGTGAAATACCGTCGCCTATCAATCCACCTTCGGGCTGTGCCTTTCACCCTCGCTGCCCTCTGGCAGGCGCGCGATGCCGCAGTGAAGTGCCACGCCTGGCAGAAGCCGGCAATTTGCGCACCGTTGCCTGTCACCTGAACGATGGCGGTGTCGAATGA
- a CDS encoding ABC transporter ATP-binding protein, whose protein sequence is MNAALEVNGLTTRFDTRAGSVTAVNDVSFSVEPGRILGLVGESGSGKSVTGFSILDLVDEPGKVVAGSVIVDGIDLRSLLPDDMRRMRGSRLAMVFQDPMMTLNPVLRIGDQMAMAVRVHRKMPKREALEESRKALEIVGIPSPAERLKAYPHQLSGGMRQRVAIAMALLHRPSVIIADEPTTALDVSIQGQILAEVRRLADELGTAIVWVTHDLAVVSSLADDICVMYAGRIVERGTAEQVIGNPRHPYTQGLLDSIPARHEPGGHLPQIPGSTPQLSRLPSGCPFRTRCNRATELCSSEPPIDNRNAQIVLCHHPLEGS, encoded by the coding sequence ATGAATGCCGCGCTGGAAGTCAACGGCCTGACCACTCGTTTCGACACGCGCGCAGGAAGCGTTACGGCGGTCAACGATGTCAGCTTCTCGGTTGAGCCGGGGCGAATTCTCGGGCTTGTTGGTGAAAGTGGATCGGGTAAGAGCGTCACCGGATTCTCCATCCTCGACCTGGTCGACGAACCGGGCAAGGTGGTCGCAGGATCCGTCATCGTGGACGGCATCGACTTGCGCAGTTTGTTACCCGACGACATGCGCCGGATGCGGGGAAGCCGGCTGGCCATGGTATTCCAGGATCCCATGATGACCTTGAATCCGGTTTTGCGTATTGGCGATCAGATGGCCATGGCAGTACGTGTTCATCGCAAGATGCCAAAACGTGAGGCCTTGGAAGAGTCTCGCAAGGCTCTGGAAATCGTCGGCATCCCCTCACCCGCAGAACGTCTGAAAGCCTACCCCCATCAACTCTCTGGCGGCATGCGTCAGCGCGTGGCGATTGCCATGGCACTACTGCACCGGCCCAGTGTCATCATTGCCGATGAACCCACAACAGCACTGGATGTCTCCATTCAGGGGCAGATACTGGCTGAGGTTCGCAGACTCGCCGATGAACTGGGTACCGCCATCGTCTGGGTAACCCATGATCTGGCTGTTGTATCCAGCCTGGCTGATGATATCTGCGTCATGTACGCAGGTCGCATTGTCGAACGTGGTACGGCCGAGCAGGTCATCGGGAATCCGCGCCACCCCTATACCCAGGGGTTGCTGGACTCTATCCCGGCCCGCCATGAACCCGGAGGCCATCTGCCACAAATACCGGGCTCCACGCCACAGCTGTCACGACTGCCTTCTGGCTGCCCTTTCCGTACACGATGCAACCGTGCCACCGAACTATGCAGCAGCGAACCACCCATTGATAACCGAAACGCTCAGATCGTTCTATGTCACCACCCTCTGGAGGGCTCATGA
- a CDS encoding ABC transporter permease, protein MSNTSTGSGNAGEPSAAIDRETMATRLRNFWFDFCESRVALLALLVIMALTIGAFGAPYLVPQDPYDLSTLEWADAFLPPGETGSGGYTLLLGTDNAGRDMLSAILYGLRTSFVIGLSAGTLALAVGITVGLSAAYFGGRLEALLMRIVDLQLSMPAILLALVLVAMLGQGVPQIILALVVAQYAYFARTTHGAASVERRKDYIEAARSTPLPTRRIMFRHLLPNVLPPLIVVATVQVASAISLEATLSFLGVGLPLTEPSLGSLISNGFKYIHAGRYWLSIYPGIFLMITVVAINLVGDQIRTVLDPRNSR, encoded by the coding sequence ATGAGCAACACATCAACAGGTAGTGGCAACGCGGGCGAACCATCAGCTGCTATCGATCGGGAAACAATGGCTACGCGTCTGCGTAATTTCTGGTTCGACTTCTGTGAGTCCAGAGTTGCCTTATTAGCTCTGTTAGTCATTATGGCCCTGACCATCGGTGCCTTTGGTGCACCGTACCTGGTACCTCAGGACCCCTATGATCTTTCCACACTGGAATGGGCCGATGCATTTCTACCTCCCGGTGAAACAGGAAGCGGTGGCTATACGCTCCTGCTGGGGACTGACAACGCCGGACGCGACATGCTCTCAGCTATTCTCTACGGCCTGCGCACCAGCTTTGTAATCGGCTTGTCTGCTGGCACCCTTGCTCTGGCAGTGGGCATTACCGTCGGACTGAGTGCTGCGTATTTCGGCGGTCGACTCGAAGCGCTGCTCATGCGAATCGTCGATCTGCAACTATCAATGCCTGCCATCTTGCTGGCTCTGGTGCTGGTGGCAATGCTGGGACAAGGCGTTCCGCAGATCATTCTGGCACTGGTTGTGGCGCAATACGCCTATTTCGCCCGGACCACCCATGGGGCCGCATCGGTAGAGCGGCGCAAGGACTATATAGAGGCGGCGCGTTCGACACCACTGCCCACGCGACGAATCATGTTCCGCCACCTGCTACCCAATGTACTGCCCCCCCTGATCGTCGTGGCAACCGTGCAAGTGGCCAGCGCGATCTCGCTCGAAGCCACTCTGTCGTTTCTGGGTGTCGGTCTGCCATTGACTGAACCCTCTTTGGGCTCACTGATCTCCAACGGCTTCAAGTACATCCATGCCGGTCGCTACTGGCTATCCATCTATCCGGGAATCTTTCTGATGATCACGGTTGTGGCAATCAATCTTGTCGGTGATCAGATCCGCACAGTACTTGACCCGAGGAATAGCCGATGA